Proteins encoded within one genomic window of Ailuropoda melanoleuca isolate Jingjing chromosome 16, ASM200744v2, whole genome shotgun sequence:
- the PDE1B gene encoding calcium/calmodulin-dependent 3',5'-cyclic nucleotide phosphodiesterase 1B isoform X4, with translation MVKQLENGEVNIEELKKNLEYTASLLEAVYIDETRQILDTEDELQELRSDAVPSEVRDWLASTFTQQARAKGRRAEEKPKFRSIVHAVQAGIFVERMFRRTYTSVGPTYSTVVLSCLKNLDLWCFDVFSLNRAADDHALRTIVFELLTRHSLISRFKIPTVFLMTFLDALETGYGKYKNPYHNQIHAADVTQTVHCFLLRTGMVHCLSEIEVLAIIFAAAIHDYEHTGTTNSFHIQTKSECAILYNDRSVLENHHISSVFRMMQDDEMNIFINLTKDEFVELRALVIEMVLATDMSCHFQQVKCMKTALQQLERIDKSKALSLLLHAADISHPTKQWSVHSRWTKALMEEFFRQGDKEAELGLPFSPLCDRTSTLVAQSQIGFIDFIVEPTFSVLTDVAEKSMQPLVDEDSKSKNQPSFQGRQPSLDVEVGDPNPDVVSFRSTWTKHIQENKQKWKERAASGVTNQLSIDELSPCEEEALPSPAEDEHNQNGNLD, from the exons ATGGTGAAGCAGCTGGAGAACGGGGAAGTAAACATCGAGGAGCTGAAGAAAAACCTGGAGTACACGGCTTCTCTGCTGGAGGCCGTCTACATAGACGAGACTCG GCAAATCTTGGACACGGAGGACGAGCTGCAGGAGCTGCGGTCAGATGCCGTGCCTTCGGAGGTGCGGGACTGGCTGGCCTCCACCTTCACCCAGCAGGCCCGGGCCAAAGGCCGCCGCGCAGAGGAGAAGCCCAAGTTCCGGAGCATTGTGCACGCGGTGCAGGCTGGGATCTTCGTGGAACG GATGTTCCGGAGAACGTATACCTCTGTGGGCCCCACCTATTCCACTGTGGTCCTCAGCTGTCTCAAG AACCTGGACCTCTGGTGCTTCGATGTCTTTTCCTTGAACCGGGCAGCAGATGACCACGCCCTGAGGACCATTGTCTTCGAGTTACTGACTCGGCATAGCCTCATCAGCCGCTTTAAG ATTCCCACTGTGTTTTTGATGACTTTCCTGGATGCGCTGGAGACAGGCTATGGGAAGTACAAGAACCCTTACCACAACCAGATCCACGCAGCTGATGTTACCCAGACGGTCCATTGCTTCTTGCTGCGCACGGGGATGGTG CACTGCCTGTCGGAGATCGAGGTCTTAGCCATCATCTTCGCTGCAGCCATCCATGACTATGAGCACACAGGCACTACCAACAGCTTCCACATCCAGACCAA GTCAGAATGCGCCATCTTGTACAATGATCGCTCAGTGCTGGAAAATCACCACATCAGCTCTGTCTTCCGGATGATGCAGGATGACGAgatgaacattttcatcaacctcACCAAGGATGAGTTTGT AGAGCTACGGGCCCTGGTCATCGAGATGGTGTTGGCCACGGACATGTCCTGCCATTTCCAGCAAGTGAAGTGCATGAAGACGGCCTTGCAGCAGCTGGAGAG GATTGACAAGTCCAAGGCCCTGTCTCTACTGCTCCATGCTGCCGACATCAGCCACCCAACCAAGCAGTGGTCGGTTCACAGCCGCTGGACCAAGGCCCTCATGGAGGAGTTCTTCCGTCAG GGTGacaaggaggcagagctgggtctGCCCTTTTCTCCGCTGTGTGACCGCACTTCCACTCTGGTGGCACAGTCACAGATTG GTTTCATCGACTTCATCGTGGAGCCCACCTTCTCCGTGCTCACTGATGTGGCTGAGAAGAGTATGCAGCCCCTGGTGGACGAGGACTCCAAGTCTAAGAACCAGCCCAG TTTCCAGGGGCGCCAGCCTTCTCTGGATGTGGAAGTGGGAGACCCCAACCCTGATGTGGTCAGCTTCCGCTCTACCTGGACCAAACACATTCAGGAGAACAAGCAGAAATGGAAGGAACGGGCGGCAAGTG GCGTCACCAACCAGTTGTCCATTGATGAACTGTCGCCCTGTGAGGAagaggccctgccctcccctgcggAAGACGAACACAACCAGAATGGGAATCTGGACTAG
- the PDE1B gene encoding calcium/calmodulin-dependent 3',5'-cyclic nucleotide phosphodiesterase 1B isoform X2, whose amino-acid sequence MANPVPVQRSHLQGPILRLRYMVKQLENGEVNIEELKKNLEYTASLLEAVYIDETRQILDTEDELQELRSDAVPSEVRDWLASTFTQQARAKGRRAEEKPKFRSIVHAVQAGIFVERMFRRTYTSVGPTYSTVVLSCLKNLDLWCFDVFSLNRAADDHALRTIVFELLTRHSLISRFKIPTVFLMTFLDALETGYGKYKNPYHNQIHAADVTQTVHCFLLRTGMVHCLSEIEVLAIIFAAAIHDYEHTGTTNSFHIQTKSECAILYNDRSVLENHHISSVFRMMQDDEMNIFINLTKDEFVELRALVIEMVLATDMSCHFQQVKCMKTALQQLERIDKSKALSLLLHAADISHPTKQWSVHSRWTKALMEEFFRQGDKEAELGLPFSPLCDRTSTLVAQSQIGFIDFIVEPTFSVLTDVAEKSMQPLVDEDSKSKNQPSFQGRQPSLDVEVGDPNPDVVSFRSTWTKHIQENKQKWKERAASGVTNQLSIDELSPCEEEALPSPAEDEHNQNGNLD is encoded by the exons ATGGCAAACCCTGTTCCCGTGCAGAGAAGCCACCTCCAGGGCCCCATCCTCAG GTTGCGCTACATGGTGAAGCAGCTGGAGAACGGGGAAGTAAACATCGAGGAGCTGAAGAAAAACCTGGAGTACACGGCTTCTCTGCTGGAGGCCGTCTACATAGACGAGACTCG GCAAATCTTGGACACGGAGGACGAGCTGCAGGAGCTGCGGTCAGATGCCGTGCCTTCGGAGGTGCGGGACTGGCTGGCCTCCACCTTCACCCAGCAGGCCCGGGCCAAAGGCCGCCGCGCAGAGGAGAAGCCCAAGTTCCGGAGCATTGTGCACGCGGTGCAGGCTGGGATCTTCGTGGAACG GATGTTCCGGAGAACGTATACCTCTGTGGGCCCCACCTATTCCACTGTGGTCCTCAGCTGTCTCAAG AACCTGGACCTCTGGTGCTTCGATGTCTTTTCCTTGAACCGGGCAGCAGATGACCACGCCCTGAGGACCATTGTCTTCGAGTTACTGACTCGGCATAGCCTCATCAGCCGCTTTAAG ATTCCCACTGTGTTTTTGATGACTTTCCTGGATGCGCTGGAGACAGGCTATGGGAAGTACAAGAACCCTTACCACAACCAGATCCACGCAGCTGATGTTACCCAGACGGTCCATTGCTTCTTGCTGCGCACGGGGATGGTG CACTGCCTGTCGGAGATCGAGGTCTTAGCCATCATCTTCGCTGCAGCCATCCATGACTATGAGCACACAGGCACTACCAACAGCTTCCACATCCAGACCAA GTCAGAATGCGCCATCTTGTACAATGATCGCTCAGTGCTGGAAAATCACCACATCAGCTCTGTCTTCCGGATGATGCAGGATGACGAgatgaacattttcatcaacctcACCAAGGATGAGTTTGT AGAGCTACGGGCCCTGGTCATCGAGATGGTGTTGGCCACGGACATGTCCTGCCATTTCCAGCAAGTGAAGTGCATGAAGACGGCCTTGCAGCAGCTGGAGAG GATTGACAAGTCCAAGGCCCTGTCTCTACTGCTCCATGCTGCCGACATCAGCCACCCAACCAAGCAGTGGTCGGTTCACAGCCGCTGGACCAAGGCCCTCATGGAGGAGTTCTTCCGTCAG GGTGacaaggaggcagagctgggtctGCCCTTTTCTCCGCTGTGTGACCGCACTTCCACTCTGGTGGCACAGTCACAGATTG GTTTCATCGACTTCATCGTGGAGCCCACCTTCTCCGTGCTCACTGATGTGGCTGAGAAGAGTATGCAGCCCCTGGTGGACGAGGACTCCAAGTCTAAGAACCAGCCCAG TTTCCAGGGGCGCCAGCCTTCTCTGGATGTGGAAGTGGGAGACCCCAACCCTGATGTGGTCAGCTTCCGCTCTACCTGGACCAAACACATTCAGGAGAACAAGCAGAAATGGAAGGAACGGGCGGCAAGTG GCGTCACCAACCAGTTGTCCATTGATGAACTGTCGCCCTGTGAGGAagaggccctgccctcccctgcggAAGACGAACACAACCAGAATGGGAATCTGGACTAG
- the PDE1B gene encoding calcium/calmodulin-dependent 3',5'-cyclic nucleotide phosphodiesterase 1B isoform X3, whose amino-acid sequence MRDHPLRQSIQLRYMVKQLENGEVNIEELKKNLEYTASLLEAVYIDETRQILDTEDELQELRSDAVPSEVRDWLASTFTQQARAKGRRAEEKPKFRSIVHAVQAGIFVERMFRRTYTSVGPTYSTVVLSCLKNLDLWCFDVFSLNRAADDHALRTIVFELLTRHSLISRFKIPTVFLMTFLDALETGYGKYKNPYHNQIHAADVTQTVHCFLLRTGMVHCLSEIEVLAIIFAAAIHDYEHTGTTNSFHIQTKSECAILYNDRSVLENHHISSVFRMMQDDEMNIFINLTKDEFVELRALVIEMVLATDMSCHFQQVKCMKTALQQLERIDKSKALSLLLHAADISHPTKQWSVHSRWTKALMEEFFRQGDKEAELGLPFSPLCDRTSTLVAQSQIGFIDFIVEPTFSVLTDVAEKSMQPLVDEDSKSKNQPSFQGRQPSLDVEVGDPNPDVVSFRSTWTKHIQENKQKWKERAASGVTNQLSIDELSPCEEEALPSPAEDEHNQNGNLD is encoded by the exons ATGAGGGACCATCCTCTCAGGCAGAGCATCCA GTTGCGCTACATGGTGAAGCAGCTGGAGAACGGGGAAGTAAACATCGAGGAGCTGAAGAAAAACCTGGAGTACACGGCTTCTCTGCTGGAGGCCGTCTACATAGACGAGACTCG GCAAATCTTGGACACGGAGGACGAGCTGCAGGAGCTGCGGTCAGATGCCGTGCCTTCGGAGGTGCGGGACTGGCTGGCCTCCACCTTCACCCAGCAGGCCCGGGCCAAAGGCCGCCGCGCAGAGGAGAAGCCCAAGTTCCGGAGCATTGTGCACGCGGTGCAGGCTGGGATCTTCGTGGAACG GATGTTCCGGAGAACGTATACCTCTGTGGGCCCCACCTATTCCACTGTGGTCCTCAGCTGTCTCAAG AACCTGGACCTCTGGTGCTTCGATGTCTTTTCCTTGAACCGGGCAGCAGATGACCACGCCCTGAGGACCATTGTCTTCGAGTTACTGACTCGGCATAGCCTCATCAGCCGCTTTAAG ATTCCCACTGTGTTTTTGATGACTTTCCTGGATGCGCTGGAGACAGGCTATGGGAAGTACAAGAACCCTTACCACAACCAGATCCACGCAGCTGATGTTACCCAGACGGTCCATTGCTTCTTGCTGCGCACGGGGATGGTG CACTGCCTGTCGGAGATCGAGGTCTTAGCCATCATCTTCGCTGCAGCCATCCATGACTATGAGCACACAGGCACTACCAACAGCTTCCACATCCAGACCAA GTCAGAATGCGCCATCTTGTACAATGATCGCTCAGTGCTGGAAAATCACCACATCAGCTCTGTCTTCCGGATGATGCAGGATGACGAgatgaacattttcatcaacctcACCAAGGATGAGTTTGT AGAGCTACGGGCCCTGGTCATCGAGATGGTGTTGGCCACGGACATGTCCTGCCATTTCCAGCAAGTGAAGTGCATGAAGACGGCCTTGCAGCAGCTGGAGAG GATTGACAAGTCCAAGGCCCTGTCTCTACTGCTCCATGCTGCCGACATCAGCCACCCAACCAAGCAGTGGTCGGTTCACAGCCGCTGGACCAAGGCCCTCATGGAGGAGTTCTTCCGTCAG GGTGacaaggaggcagagctgggtctGCCCTTTTCTCCGCTGTGTGACCGCACTTCCACTCTGGTGGCACAGTCACAGATTG GTTTCATCGACTTCATCGTGGAGCCCACCTTCTCCGTGCTCACTGATGTGGCTGAGAAGAGTATGCAGCCCCTGGTGGACGAGGACTCCAAGTCTAAGAACCAGCCCAG TTTCCAGGGGCGCCAGCCTTCTCTGGATGTGGAAGTGGGAGACCCCAACCCTGATGTGGTCAGCTTCCGCTCTACCTGGACCAAACACATTCAGGAGAACAAGCAGAAATGGAAGGAACGGGCGGCAAGTG GCGTCACCAACCAGTTGTCCATTGATGAACTGTCGCCCTGTGAGGAagaggccctgccctcccctgcggAAGACGAACACAACCAGAATGGGAATCTGGACTAG
- the PPP1R1A gene encoding protein phosphatase 1 regulatory subunit 1A: MDESIRRRRPTPATLVLTSDQSSPEIDEDRIPNPLLKSTLAMSPRQQKKVMRTTPTMKELQMMVEHHLGQQQPGEEPEGAAGSTGAQEPRPPGIPGTEAESRPGTSGKAQKPAEPIPKAQERGSEKPSTKEPTTHIPPLDSQGANSV; the protein is encoded by the exons ATGGATGAGAGT ATTCGGAGGCgccgccccacccctgccaccctcGTGCTGACCAGTGACCAGTCCTCCCCAG AGATAGATGAAGACCGGATCCCCAACCCGCTTCTCAAG TCCACTTTGGCCATGTCTCCACGGCAACAGAAGAAGGTGATGAGGACCACACCCACAATGAAAG AGCTCCAGATGATGGTTGAACACCACCTGGGGCAACAGCAGCCAGGAGAGGAACCCGAGGGAGCCGCCGGGAGCACAGGGGCCCAGGAGCCCCGCCCACCTGGGATCCCAGGCACAGAAGCGGAGTCAAGGCCGGGCACGTCTGGGAAAGCACAAA AGCCTGCAGAACCCATCCCTAAAGCTCAGGAGAGGGGCAGTGAGAAACCCAGCACAAAGGAACCCACAACCCATATACCACCATTGGATTCCCAGGGAGCCAACTCG GTCTGA